The DNA segment TACAAATCATATCATGGAATTGGTTCATGCATAATGTTTAGAAAAGTAAAAAAACTTCATTTTGTCGGTATTGGTGGGATTGGGATGAGCGGTATTGCAGAATTACTTTTAAACCTTGATTTTGAAATTTCAGGATCTGATATCTTGGAATCTGAAATTGTACAAAAATTAAAGTCGAAAGGCGCCAGCATACATATTGGTCATGATGCGAAAAACTTGGGGGATGCGGAAGTCCTTGTTTATTCCAGCGCTGTCAAAGAAAATAATCCGGAAATTCAAATAGCTAAGCAACGCAATATTCCCATCATTCGGAGAGCGGAAATGCTGGGAGAGCTAATTGATGTGAAAGAAACATCCATCGCAGTTGGCGGTACACATGGGAAAACATCCACATCATCCATGCTTGGCGCTATTCTTGCAAAAGCAAGATTGGATCCAACGCTCGTTGTCGGAGGACTTGTGCAAAGTATTGGCACCAATTCCATGCTTGGATCAGGAGACATCATTGTGGTAGAAGCTGATGAATACGACCGCAGTTTTCTTGCTTTAAATCCCACCTTATCCCTTGTGACGAACATTGAATTGGAGCATACGGATATTTATTCTGATTTGGATGACATGAAGCAGGCATTCGTTCAATTTTGTAATTCAGTTCCCTTTTACGGAGCCGTTGCTCTTTGTATCGATTCCCATCATGTGAATAATATTTTACCTGAAATTCGGCGTCCTATTTTAACCTATGGACTTCATTCGAATGCAGATGTTAGAGCAGAAAATATTAGTTACAATAAAACTCAGGCAACATTTACTCTAATCCATAAAGGAGCAGAATTGGGGACGAT comes from the Candidatus Neomarinimicrobiota bacterium genome and includes:
- a CDS encoding UDP-N-acetylmuramate--L-alanine ligase → MFRKVKKLHFVGIGGIGMSGIAELLLNLDFEISGSDILESEIVQKLKSKGASIHIGHDAKNLGDAEVLVYSSAVKENNPEIQIAKQRNIPIIRRAEMLGELIDVKETSIAVGGTHGKTSTSSMLGAILAKARLDPTLVVGGLVQSIGTNSMLGSGDIIVVEADEYDRSFLALNPTLSLVTNIELEHTDIYSDLDDMKQAFVQFCNSVPFYGAVALCIDSHHVNNILPEIRRPILTYGLHSNADVRAENISYNKTQATFTLIHKGAELGTILLQVPGEHNILNSLGAACIGIELGLVSHDIIQGLNKYNGVRRRFEIKGTINDILVVDDYAHHPTEVKATLKAANDGWDRRIISIFQPHLFTRTRDFFMEFANAFLNSDVLIITEIYPAREEPIKGITGELVAKAAENAGHKNVLFIPDLEDLNKQLDLIAQPGDMVLTMGAGTIWRYSDKYFSHLKNVEAAA